Proteins encoded in a region of the uncultured Paludibaculum sp. genome:
- a CDS encoding class I SAM-dependent methyltransferase, with translation MTSETIWAGDYKIPWDDPAFSRRMLAEHLTQDHDMASRRFEWIDRQVEWIHHQLLTGRRANILDLGCGPGFYSHRLAALGHQCRGIDFGPASIEYARRAGRDPSRCEFELGDIRRIAFGGPYDLAMILFGEMNVFPPSEIGTIFQRARASLVPDHGVLILEIQTPEAVQQTGHSAPTDEHFPSGLFSDGPYRCQTQCEWIPEQHVAVQRFTVSDDAGATTAYRNTTKAWSVEDLTALLRAAGFDRVLHQEGWPSNTDSLALWSAETAMTR, from the coding sequence ATGACATCCGAAACCATTTGGGCCGGTGACTACAAAATACCGTGGGACGACCCGGCATTCAGCAGACGCATGTTGGCCGAACACTTGACCCAGGACCACGACATGGCAAGCCGGCGCTTCGAATGGATCGATCGCCAGGTGGAGTGGATCCACCATCAATTGTTGACCGGGCGCCGCGCGAACATCCTCGATCTGGGCTGCGGACCCGGGTTCTACTCGCACCGTCTGGCGGCGTTGGGCCACCAGTGCCGTGGTATCGACTTCGGGCCCGCCTCCATCGAGTATGCCCGGCGCGCAGGCCGGGACCCGTCGCGCTGTGAGTTCGAGTTGGGCGACATCCGCCGGATTGCGTTCGGCGGCCCTTACGATCTGGCGATGATCCTCTTTGGCGAGATGAACGTGTTCCCGCCGTCGGAGATTGGCACGATCTTCCAGCGAGCGCGTGCCAGCCTCGTGCCGGACCACGGTGTCCTCATCCTCGAAATCCAAACGCCGGAGGCCGTCCAGCAGACGGGACACAGCGCACCAACCGACGAGCACTTCCCCTCGGGACTGTTCTCGGATGGCCCGTATCGATGCCAAACCCAGTGCGAGTGGATTCCGGAGCAGCACGTCGCCGTCCAGCGGTTCACGGTCAGCGACGATGCCGGCGCCACCACGGCGTACCGAAATACGACGAAAGCCTGGAGTGTCGAGGATCTGACCGCTTTGCTGCGGGCCGCCGGCTTCGACCGGGTGCTCCATCAGGAAGGTTGGCCGTCCAATACAGACAGCTTGGCCCTCTGGAGTGCGGAAACCGCCATGACCCGGTGA